Part of the bacterium HR11 genome is shown below.
GTTTTGCCACTTCCAGTCGCTCGGGGTCCCACTGGGGTGACGTCAGGAGCTCGGCCAGCAGGGCGAGCCCCGTCTCGAAATGCTCCCGCAAGGCCGCCAGGGTGACCCGACCGTTCGTGAGGCCGATGGAAATCTCGACCTCGATGGCCTTCTGGTCGAGGAGGCTGTCGACCTCGTCAGGCGTGTGCAGGCGCGTGCCGCCCGTCCGCAAGAGCTGACCCGTCAGGCCGGCCACGCCGGGCTTGGCCTCGTAAACGGCTCCGGCGTCGAGGTAGCCGACCAGACGGATCAAGGGCAGGTCATGGTCCTCCAAGACAAAGACCCGTAAGCCGTTCTTAAGACGGAACGCCTGGGGCTGGGGCGGTCGAAAGGGCGGAAGCTCGGGAAACCGCAGGTCCCGCCAGGAAGTCGGCGGTGCCTGCTGAGCCCGAGTCGGCCGCCCACCCGGGAGAACCCCTATCACCAACAGGACTAACGAGCCGATGAGCACCCAACGGTGACGCGACCGCATCTCCCCACTCCGGTCGAGGGCTCCATAGGGCAGGACGCAAGATACGAGATGCAAGATACAAGATGCAGGATAGGCATCCACGCCCCGCTCGCCCGAGCGGGGTCGCCGTTCCAATGCGACGTCATACTGCTCGCCATTCGCTACTCGCCGTTCGCCATTTGCCATTCGCTATTCGCCGTCCTTCTTGGCCGGCGGTTGAATCGTCCCGACGATCCGTCGCTCCGGCACGCAGTAAGTCTGGACGACCCGCTGGACGTCGGCGGCCGTGACGGCTCGAATCTGCCGGGGCGTCTCGAAGAGCTTCCGCCAGGAGCCGGCGACTTTTTCGTAGAACGTCAGCTCCCGGGCCAGGTGCCCGTTATCTTCGAAGGTCTTATAGAAGTCGTGCAGGGCCTGAGCCTTAAAGCGCTCGAGCTCGTCGGGCCGGACGCCGTCTTTCCGGATCGAGTCCAGCTCCTCCAGGACCTCCTTTTCCAGGACGTCCAGCGCCACGTCGGGATTGGGGACGACGAAAATGACCAGCAGATGGGGGTACTTTTCACCGGGAAAGCCCGTAAAGACGTTGACGGCCGCCGCCAGCTTCTTCTGGAGGACGAGCCGCTGATACAGGCGGGAACTCCGGCCGCGGGCCAGGACGTAGCTCAAGGCCTCAAGGGGCCAGTGGTCGGGATGCTTGAATTCCGGGACGTGAAAGGCCATGACCAGGAGGGGCTGGGCGTCCAGGTACAGGGTGAAGCGCCGCTCGCCCTCGAAGGGCGTCTCCTCCGTCACGATGGGCAGGCGGGACGCCGCCGGCGGCAGGCCGCCGAAGTACTTTTCAGCCCAGGCGGTCGCTTGCGCGGGGTCGATGAGGCCGACGGCCGCCGCCGCCATATAGTTGGGTCGGTAATAGGCCTGATAGAACTGGAGGGCCCGCGAGATGTCGATATTCTCCAGGTCGGAGGGAAATCCGATGACGGGCCGGCCGTAAGGGTGCGCCAAGAAGGCCACGCCGACGAGGCGATTGAACATCCGGCCGATGGGGTTGTTCTCGACCCGCAGGCGGTATTCCTCCAAGACGACGTCCCGTTCTTTGTAGAACTCCCGCAAGACGGGGTCCCGGAAACGGGCCGACTCCAGGTAGAACCACAGCTCGGCTCGGTTACTGGGAAGACCGAAGAAGTACTCGGTCGAGTCGGCCGTCGTGAAGGCGTTCAGGCCCCGGCCGCCGTTGCGCTCGACGATCTGGCCAAACTCGTCGGTGACGACGTACTTTTGGGCCTCGGCCTCCCAGCGCTTGAAGTCGTCCCAGCAGGCCTGCATCCGGTCCCGGTCGGCCTGCTCGCCCTTCCACTTCTCCTGCAGGTAGCAGGCGTGGGCTTGCTCCATCTTGTCGAGGGCTTCTTTCTCCTTCGTCCAGTCGGAGGTCCCGATAGCCGAAGTCCCCTTGAAGGCCATGTGCTCGAAGAGATGCGCCAGACCGCTCTCCCCGAGGGACTCGTGGACACTCCCGGCGTCTACGTAATTGTGGAAGGCCACGACGGGAACGTAGCCCCGGGGCAGGACCAGGAGCTTAAATCCGTTCGGCAGGGTCTTCTCGACGACCCGCCGGGCCCA
Proteins encoded:
- a CDS encoding putative zinc protease, with protein sequence MRRWRGFIVGALFTLWVGLWEASVLSAQKPGPGMVPKAEEDPVMARWARRVVEKTLPNGFKLLVLPRGYVPVVAFHNYVDAGSVHESLGESGLAHLFEHMAFKGTSAIGTSDWTKEKEALDKMEQAHACYLQEKWKGEQADRDRMQACWDDFKRWEAEAQKYVVTDEFGQIVERNGGRGLNAFTTADSTEYFFGLPSNRAELWFYLESARFRDPVLREFYKERDVVLEEYRLRVENNPIGRMFNRLVGVAFLAHPYGRPVIGFPSDLENIDISRALQFYQAYYRPNYMAAAAVGLIDPAQATAWAEKYFGGLPPAASRLPIVTEETPFEGERRFTLYLDAQPLLVMAFHVPEFKHPDHWPLEALSYVLARGRSSRLYQRLVLQKKLAAAVNVFTGFPGEKYPHLLVIFVVPNPDVALDVLEKEVLEELDSIRKDGVRPDELERFKAQALHDFYKTFEDNGHLARELTFYEKVAGSWRKLFETPRQIRAVTAADVQRVVQTYCVPERRIVGTIQPPAKKDGE